Proteins encoded by one window of Rutidosis leptorrhynchoides isolate AG116_Rl617_1_P2 chromosome 7, CSIRO_AGI_Rlap_v1, whole genome shotgun sequence:
- the LOC139858209 gene encoding LOW QUALITY PROTEIN: protein REVEILLE 1-like (The sequence of the model RefSeq protein was modified relative to this genomic sequence to represent the inferred CDS: substituted 2 bases at 2 genomic stop codons): MLCFSXMXDHSEGSVSNTIKNDQFSSADDYAPKARKPYIITKQRERWTEEEHKKFIEALRIHGRAWRRIEEHVGTKTAVQIRSHAQKYFSKVVRESTSGDASEVKPTEIPPPRPKRKPMHPYPRKLSVPSKTGHHTRSTSPNSSGYDQENQSPTSVLSAGGSNLFALGDSCSPNTGSSPVSVEPDLSPEHENVSSPQTKPESFGEEKEGFAKESSPDSGSTQSLKLFGQTVVVTDTQQQPSLSDVNPTPQNLIPISSLPCGPPVYYMQFLDENSGPSTLVAPLWGVYGGISYPWVHPCNPTIPAKENGSEMLNECSITGSNTSDTESGVRGKKKKPKLVIGSERSAFKRQYRDSNEKADNKCIKGFVPYKRCLAQREAHLGSEEWDEQRVRLCL; the protein is encoded by the exons ATGCTATGTTTTTCATAAATGTAGGATCATAGTGAAGGCTCCGTGTCGAATACTATCAAGAATGATCAATTTTCGTCAGCTGATGATTACGCTCCCAAG GCTAGGAAACCGTATATCATCACGAAACAAAGGGAAAGGTGGActgaggaagaacacaagaagtttATTGAAGCATTAAGGATTCATGGTCGAGCTTGGCGTCGAATCGAAG AACATGTGGGTACGAAAACTGCGGTTCAAATTAGAAGTCATGCCCAAAAATATTTCTCTAAG gtggttcgtgaatcgactagtggtgaTGCAAGTGAGGTGAAACCAACCGAGATTCCGCCCCCTCGTCCGAAAAGGAAGCCGATGCACCCTTACCCTCGTAAGCTTTCGGTTCCATCTAAAACGGGTCATCACACGAGATCTACTTCACCGAATTCATCAGGGTATGATCAAGAAAACCAGTCCCCGACTTCGGTGTTATCAGCAGGTGGTTCAAACCTATTTGCTCTCGGTGATTCGTGTTCACCGAACACAGGGTCCTCCCCAGTCTCAGTTGAACCTGATCTCTCACCGGAACACGAAAATGTGTCTTCACCTCAGACG AAACCGGAATCATTTGGTGAAGAAAAAGAAGGGTTTGCTAAAGAAAGTTCACCCGATAGTGGGTCGACCCAAAGTTTGAAGCTTTTTGGGCAGACAGTTGTGGTAACCGATACCCAGCAACAACCTTCCCTAAGTGATGTAAATCCGACTCCGCAAAACTTGATACCAATCAGTTCTTTACCTTGTGGACCACCCGTTTACTATATGCAGTTTCTTGATGAAAACTCTGGGCCTTCCACTTTAGTTGCACCATTGTGGGGTGTTTATGGTGGTATATCTTACCCATGGGTTCATCCGTGTAATCCAACGATACCCGCAAAGGAAAACGGGTCAGAAATGTTAAACGAGTGCTCGATAACCGGTTCAAACACAAGCGATACTGAAAGCGGCGTAAGAGGGAAAAAAAAGAAGCCTAAATTGGTGATAGGAAGCGAAAGGTCAGCATTTAAAAGGCAATATAGGGATAGTAATGAGAAGGCAGATAATAAGTGTATAAAAGGTTTTGTACCATATAAGCGATGTTTAGCGCAAAGGGAGGCTCATTTGGGTAGCGAAGAATGGGATGAACAAAGAGTGAGACTCTGTTTGTAG